A single region of the Halobacterium wangiae genome encodes:
- a CDS encoding replication factor C small subunit has protein sequence MADAAGGRQEIWVEKYRPERLEDVVGHPDITERLQSYVDRDDLPHLLFAGPAGTGKTASSVSIAREIYGDDWQENFLELNASDERGIDVVRDRIKNFARASFGGYDYRIIFLDEADALTDDAQSALRRTMEQFSANTRFILSCNYSSKIIDPIQSRCAVFRFSQIDDDAVAAHLRDIASREDLEYTEDGIDALVYAADGDMRRAINALQAASATGDVVDEAVVYAITATARPEEIEGMVTEALDGDFTAARSTLDDLLTNRGLAGGDIIDQIHRSIWSFDVEEEAAVRLLDRLGEADYRIAEGANERVQLEALLASVALRARE, from the coding sequence ATGGCAGACGCCGCCGGCGGACGGCAGGAAATCTGGGTCGAGAAGTACCGGCCGGAGCGACTCGAGGACGTCGTCGGCCACCCCGACATCACGGAGCGCCTCCAGAGCTACGTGGACCGCGACGACCTCCCCCACCTGCTGTTCGCTGGACCCGCCGGCACCGGGAAGACCGCCTCCTCGGTCTCCATCGCCAGGGAGATCTACGGCGACGACTGGCAGGAGAACTTCCTCGAACTGAACGCCAGCGACGAGCGCGGCATCGACGTGGTCCGGGACCGCATCAAGAACTTCGCGCGGGCCTCCTTCGGCGGCTACGACTACCGCATCATCTTCCTCGACGAGGCAGACGCACTCACCGACGACGCCCAGTCCGCGCTCCGCCGCACGATGGAGCAGTTCTCGGCCAACACGCGGTTCATCCTCTCCTGTAACTACTCCTCGAAGATCATCGACCCCATCCAGTCCCGCTGTGCGGTGTTCCGGTTCTCCCAGATTGACGACGACGCCGTCGCCGCCCACCTCCGGGACATCGCGTCCCGCGAGGACCTGGAGTACACCGAGGACGGCATCGACGCCCTCGTCTACGCCGCCGACGGCGACATGCGCCGCGCGATCAACGCCCTGCAGGCGGCCTCCGCGACCGGCGACGTCGTCGACGAGGCGGTCGTCTACGCCATCACCGCGACCGCCCGCCCCGAGGAGATCGAGGGGATGGTGACCGAGGCACTGGACGGCGACTTCACGGCCGCGCGCTCGACGCTCGACGACCTGCTGACGAACCGCGGGCTGGCGGGCGGCGACATCATCGACCAGATCCACCGCTCGATCTGGTCGTTCGACGTCGAGGAGGAGGCCGCGGTGCGCCTGCTCGACCGCCTCGGCGAGGCCGACTACCGCATCGCGGAGGGCGCCAACGAGCGCGTCCAGCTGGAGGCGCTTTTGGCCTCGGTCGCGCTCCGAGCGCGAGAGTAG